A single window of Flavobacteriales bacterium DNA harbors:
- a CDS encoding PAS domain S-box protein produces MPLNSGFKSQVFENLFQHLPGFFFRSTTEANWPFLYFTGKVNELLDESGVTLIQKNTGFLDIIHPLDINDFHKAYKDTIALRGNFNFRFRLKSNTGKITWVRTHTCPVYSDKGEVLFLEGYIQEISDYDNESKTVFNTAFHSLREALTKSSIVSITDVEGKIVFANELFCYYSKYSREELIGKSHAVINSGFHPREFFADLWRTIKSGKTWRGEIKNKAADGSYYWVETVIAPVLNASGEIANFLSIRNIITEKKEIESRLSEYKHALDNSNDHIYLVDPNSMRFTDVNYSGYTDLGYRRSEILEMGPLDIMPDYTVDDFRNILYQLRSSSNNRVIFNTLHQRKDGASFPVEISLSSFISSDQKFHVLMAARDASIRESDRKKQQMNAIETEEKKRALIARDLHDGVSQNLAAVNMMLMSVEEETAEMCPDLKHRLADIKSLLAKSIDDVRKISHDLMPREISAYGICKSVETLVQRLSVSSDIETDLVLNGKEPVLPISIRVNVYRIIDEFINNVLRHSDGKRLTIKISFGRDTLSIQLQDHCSGKYFGSVAGSGISISEMISRMKFLDAEHEYFVRRGEGIFLNLKLNLVEKGPELQENMVYPLI; encoded by the coding sequence ATGCCATTAAATTCCGGTTTTAAAAGCCAGGTATTTGAGAATCTTTTTCAGCATTTACCAGGATTCTTTTTTCGGTCGACCACCGAAGCGAATTGGCCGTTTTTGTATTTTACCGGAAAAGTAAATGAACTGCTCGATGAAAGTGGAGTAACACTTATTCAAAAAAACACAGGGTTTTTAGATATTATTCATCCTCTTGATATCAACGATTTTCATAAGGCCTATAAGGACACCATTGCGCTGAGGGGAAATTTTAATTTTCGTTTTCGTTTAAAAAGTAACACCGGAAAAATCACCTGGGTTCGAACACATACTTGTCCGGTTTACTCCGACAAGGGTGAAGTTTTATTTCTGGAAGGATACATTCAGGAAATATCGGATTACGACAATGAATCTAAAACTGTTTTTAACACCGCATTTCATAGTCTCCGGGAAGCGCTTACCAAAAGTTCTATCGTATCCATTACGGATGTTGAAGGGAAGATTGTATTTGCCAACGAATTGTTTTGTTACTATAGTAAATATTCCCGGGAGGAATTAATCGGTAAATCGCATGCCGTCATTAATTCCGGTTTTCATCCGCGTGAGTTTTTTGCTGATTTATGGAGAACCATTAAATCCGGAAAAACCTGGCGTGGCGAAATAAAAAACAAAGCAGCTGATGGATCCTATTATTGGGTAGAAACGGTGATTGCCCCAGTATTGAATGCCTCGGGCGAGATTGCTAATTTTCTTTCCATCCGGAATATTATCACCGAAAAAAAAGAAATTGAATCGCGCTTAAGTGAATATAAACATGCACTGGATAATTCGAATGATCATATTTACCTGGTAGACCCAAACAGTATGCGGTTTACGGATGTAAATTATTCGGGCTATACCGATCTTGGTTACCGAAGATCTGAAATCCTGGAGATGGGTCCGCTCGATATTATGCCTGACTATACAGTTGACGATTTCCGGAATATCCTGTATCAATTGCGTTCCAGCTCCAATAACCGGGTTATCTTTAATACGCTTCACCAACGGAAGGACGGCGCTTCTTTTCCGGTTGAAATATCCCTGTCATCTTTTATTTCATCGGATCAGAAGTTTCATGTGTTAATGGCTGCTCGTGATGCTTCCATACGCGAATCAGATCGCAAAAAACAACAAATGAATGCGATTGAAACCGAGGAAAAAAAACGCGCCTTAATTGCCCGGGATTTGCATGATGGTGTTTCGCAAAATCTGGCTGCGGTAAATATGATGCTGATGTCGGTAGAAGAAGAAACAGCGGAGATGTGTCCCGATTTAAAACATCGTTTGGCCGACATTAAATCTTTACTGGCAAAATCGATCGATGATGTAAGGAAAATTTCTCACGACCTGATGCCGCGGGAGATTAGTGCTTATGGAATTTGTAAATCCGTAGAAACGCTGGTTCAACGCTTGAGTGTAAGCAGTGATATTGAAACCGATCTTGTTTTAAATGGCAAAGAACCGGTATTACCCATTTCCATTCGTGTTAACGTGTACCGTATTATTGATGAGTTTATCAATAATGTACTTCGGCATTCGGATGGAAAACGACTGACGATCAAAATTTCATTCGGCAGGGATACATTGAGTATTCAATTGCAGGATCATTGTAGCGGAAAATATTTTGGTTCTGTAGCCGGTTCCGGTATTTCTATTTCCGAAATGATTAGCCGCATGAAATTCCTCGATGCCGAACATGAATATTTTGTTCGAAGAGGGGAGGGGATTTTTCTGAATCTTAAGCTCAATTTGGTGGAAAAGGGACCCGAATTGCAGGAGAATATGGTATATCCATTAATCTGA
- a CDS encoding PKD domain-containing protein, translating to MRRIFSIIVFLLFAQFSSAVVNFTSTTQSGCIPFSVQFTAQAPGAIAYQWSFGNGSYSSLQNPSCLYQNAGVYTVKLVVQYSNGSSDSIIKPNYITAHALPSGSIAFSSAQTCPETGSVAFTLSGSGYQSVLWNFGDGTNSSLVNPAHTYMSAGTFFPSVTLMGAGNCQTTISSTNSITIQPVSPANFSVNTNLICGMNNPAVFNGPSGMNNYNWNFGDNTSAVTEDPQHVYTSPGAYYPQLIVTNTFGCKDTFIAAVPVTVQANPTAQLSASAYTGCAPLSINFNCSSVPGAIQYQWNFGDGGSASGQSISHSYTQAGNYHVTCTVLMSTGCSFQFDLNNNIVIPPLPVPSFTSGPTSGCAPFSVQFNNTSQNATSYSWNFGDGGTSTQIHPNHTFLNNGNFTVVLHAYNAAGCEVNTVATNLVNAIRVVPSFTTSNNSGCGPLTVQFTNSTQGLGLNQYLWYFGDGTTSNALNPSHTYQYPGIYAVSLVAITPQGCRDSVNIPNSVNVLNPAASFPISGTVQGCAPFTTHFTDSTFNAYTWQWNFGDGTTSTQQNVTHVYQQPGQYNVSLAIMIQGGCSLLFPNYKTVKVGRIESTPLVTTDCNTGQITLTDTLAVPHTTSWAYSGNTYTGANVTNVVPPGNIYSLTMTITDSLGCVTTHVSPFGINTISCGGGGGAGVPGGNGNVTLPYFQPQLYGCGPFTVDFIYPGWNGVQFIQWNFGDGTTSNQINDQHTYSGNGVYTVSLQVNNNGMNQIIQFPDMIHVSTIQSQFSISHLPGCIDSSLVMQDFTNGAVAWNWLVNGQVFNSNNALTNLAMPAGISDLSISSLVMNAQGCVSTSSQSVYASTILTAWSNDYLVCDGQPVTLGCSMANMQLYDWDFGDGQHSSLPNPTHNYQTAGNYFPSVTVLAQNGCSYHAVIPQAIVSYVPHPEFTILPQSSCTSLTVSFNNLSTGYALPLNSFMFWNFGDGTTSHVLNPTHTYQLPGTYTVSLGVGGGGCFHYAYATVTVGDFNATLNTHQLHNCLPADVNYSVTAPGFSAAQWNFADGQTAIGSSVSHVYQNYPATFGSVIVSDYRGCTDTLSLPGITQFTAYASTQNDLGCAPLQTAFNGLAPFCTGSWNFGDGTTSNGIVLNHTYSNPGSYSAYFIATDTTGCVDTAFVNPVVVQGPQISIAADTLAGCFPLGVNFSSSTQNAVSVLWNFGNGSTSVLNNPSYLYPDNGTYSVYAVASSANGCTDTSNVLSINAIGPDAIISGPGFSTCPETNVSFQQSSNNAVTYLWNFGDGATSALANPDHIYVQSGNYNVMLQVSDSLGCTDIAVANNFVTVYNDPQPQLILIDSIGCAPLLCHFQWNAIVGNGSVIYFGDNTSQPINAQNVSHTYTQAGIYHPYLLWNSAHGCTDTVHLPSILVREIPDVSIHLQNSGNCAPVQVELSVNANVPINGFQWSLNGQNVSSSSVYSTILNPGNYIFSGVFTDQFGCRDTVVLNTAVNVGDTTAPVQVDLKRVSVLNSSMVTIEWNPASGNGLATYTLYRSSAYGNNFLPIAVIPVNGFPAYVDSSINPLNNSWCYYVVANDSCGRNSIPSDIHCTIENSAHFAGNNQVDIHWNVYSGAVVNSYRVWRKKPLATQFIPYTTVFNNKNGEYIDTQAVCSGEYVYLIEAMNLDGTSLNSWSDTAIVNVNGIDVSGMSSRIIRSTVIDDARVLTEWTTDSSYSVFVSYVELYKSINEGQTFSLVTSFPGSSGVYIDNDVMVDKKSYLYKVRAISVCESTLEESNLGSSILLQSERMDDFTIRLFWSEYKNWNTGVASYEIQKLDAFGNWVTVEVVPGNTTEIQIRE from the coding sequence ATGAGACGCATTTTTTCCATAATCGTTTTTCTGCTCTTCGCACAGTTTTCCTCTGCGGTGGTCAATTTTACATCCACTACGCAATCGGGTTGTATTCCCTTTTCTGTTCAATTTACCGCTCAGGCACCCGGCGCTATTGCTTACCAATGGAGTTTTGGTAACGGATCTTATTCAAGTTTGCAAAACCCTTCCTGTTTGTATCAGAACGCGGGCGTGTACACCGTAAAATTAGTGGTGCAGTATTCCAATGGTAGTTCGGATTCCATCATTAAACCAAATTACATAACGGCTCATGCCTTGCCATCGGGTAGCATCGCTTTTAGTTCTGCTCAAACTTGTCCGGAAACGGGTTCGGTGGCATTTACATTATCCGGTTCCGGTTATCAATCGGTACTATGGAATTTTGGCGACGGAACCAATTCTTCATTGGTAAATCCTGCTCATACCTATATGAGTGCGGGGACATTTTTTCCTTCGGTGACCTTAATGGGAGCAGGGAATTGTCAGACCACCATTTCAAGTACAAATTCAATTACAATTCAACCTGTTTCACCTGCAAATTTTTCCGTTAACACCAATTTGATTTGCGGAATGAATAATCCAGCAGTGTTTAATGGTCCCTCCGGAATGAACAATTACAATTGGAATTTTGGAGATAATACTTCTGCTGTTACCGAAGATCCGCAACACGTGTATACATCACCCGGTGCCTATTATCCGCAATTGATAGTAACGAATACTTTTGGTTGTAAAGATACCTTTATTGCAGCAGTACCTGTTACGGTTCAGGCGAATCCTACCGCGCAATTAAGTGCATCGGCCTATACCGGTTGTGCGCCGCTTTCCATTAATTTCAATTGCAGTTCTGTGCCTGGTGCTATACAATACCAATGGAATTTTGGTGATGGAGGCAGTGCTTCGGGACAAAGTATTTCACATTCGTACACACAGGCAGGCAATTATCATGTTACTTGCACTGTGTTAATGTCGACCGGTTGTTCTTTTCAGTTTGACTTAAACAATAACATCGTTATTCCTCCCTTGCCGGTGCCATCATTTACTTCCGGACCAACATCGGGTTGCGCTCCGTTTTCTGTTCAATTCAACAACACTTCGCAAAACGCAACAAGTTATAGCTGGAATTTTGGAGATGGAGGAACATCCACACAAATTCATCCCAATCATACTTTTTTAAACAACGGAAATTTTACGGTTGTTCTGCATGCCTACAATGCTGCGGGATGTGAAGTCAACACCGTTGCCACCAATCTGGTGAATGCCATTCGTGTGGTGCCCTCTTTTACAACAAGTAATAACAGCGGTTGTGGTCCGCTTACCGTTCAGTTTACGAATTCAACACAGGGATTGGGTTTGAATCAATACCTCTGGTATTTTGGTGATGGAACGACTTCCAATGCGTTAAATCCTTCTCACACGTATCAATATCCGGGAATTTATGCTGTATCGCTGGTTGCCATCACACCACAAGGTTGCAGAGACTCGGTAAATATTCCGAACAGTGTAAATGTGCTAAATCCTGCAGCCAGTTTTCCAATTAGTGGAACAGTGCAAGGATGCGCACCTTTTACCACTCATTTTACCGATTCCACTTTTAATGCTTATACCTGGCAATGGAATTTTGGCGACGGAACCACCTCTACGCAGCAAAATGTTACGCATGTTTATCAGCAACCCGGTCAATACAATGTTTCTCTTGCCATCATGATTCAGGGCGGTTGTTCCTTATTATTTCCCAATTACAAAACCGTAAAAGTGGGTCGTATTGAATCTACACCGCTGGTTACGACGGATTGTAATACCGGACAAATCACATTAACGGATACACTTGCTGTTCCGCATACCACCAGCTGGGCTTATTCCGGAAATACCTACACGGGTGCTAACGTTACCAATGTTGTTCCACCCGGAAATATTTATTCGTTAACCATGACCATTACCGATTCACTCGGTTGCGTTACCACACATGTTTCTCCATTCGGAATTAATACTATTTCTTGTGGTGGAGGTGGAGGTGCCGGAGTTCCCGGTGGAAATGGAAATGTAACGCTTCCATATTTCCAACCTCAGTTGTATGGTTGTGGTCCATTTACGGTCGATTTTATTTATCCCGGATGGAATGGTGTTCAATTTATACAATGGAATTTTGGTGATGGAACTACATCTAATCAAATCAATGATCAGCATACCTATTCAGGAAATGGTGTTTATACGGTAAGTTTACAAGTGAACAACAATGGCATGAATCAGATCATTCAGTTTCCGGATATGATTCACGTATCAACCATACAATCGCAATTTTCAATTTCGCATTTACCCGGTTGCATCGATTCTTCACTGGTGATGCAGGATTTTACCAATGGAGCAGTAGCATGGAATTGGTTGGTGAATGGTCAGGTTTTTAATTCGAACAATGCACTGACAAATCTGGCAATGCCTGCGGGAATTTCAGATTTATCTATTTCTTCACTGGTGATGAATGCGCAAGGTTGTGTATCTACCTCTTCGCAATCGGTGTATGCATCTACCATTTTAACGGCATGGTCCAACGACTACCTGGTATGCGATGGTCAACCTGTTACCTTGGGTTGTTCCATGGCCAACATGCAATTGTACGATTGGGATTTCGGTGATGGTCAACATTCCTCCTTACCAAATCCAACCCACAATTATCAAACAGCCGGAAATTATTTTCCTTCTGTAACAGTGCTAGCACAAAATGGATGTTCCTATCACGCAGTGATACCACAGGCGATTGTAAGTTATGTACCACATCCGGAATTCACCATTCTGCCGCAATCGTCCTGCACTTCTTTAACGGTTTCATTCAACAATTTATCTACGGGATATGCCCTTCCGTTAAATAGTTTTATGTTCTGGAATTTTGGAGATGGAACAACGAGTCACGTTTTAAATCCTACACATACCTATCAATTACCTGGAACCTATACCGTATCACTTGGTGTTGGTGGCGGTGGTTGTTTCCATTATGCTTATGCTACGGTAACGGTGGGCGATTTTAATGCGACCTTAAATACACATCAGCTTCACAATTGTTTGCCTGCAGATGTCAATTACTCCGTAACCGCACCTGGATTTAGTGCAGCGCAATGGAATTTTGCAGATGGACAAACAGCAATTGGATCTTCCGTATCGCATGTTTATCAAAATTACCCTGCTACTTTTGGTTCTGTAATTGTGAGTGATTACCGTGGTTGTACAGATACACTTTCACTGCCGGGTATTACTCAGTTCACCGCTTATGCAAGTACACAAAATGATTTAGGTTGCGCTCCATTGCAAACGGCGTTTAACGGACTTGCTCCTTTTTGTACGGGTAGTTGGAATTTTGGTGATGGAACTACTTCCAATGGAATAGTGTTAAATCATACTTATTCGAATCCCGGTTCTTATTCGGCCTATTTTATTGCTACCGATACCACAGGTTGTGTAGATACTGCTTTTGTTAATCCGGTAGTGGTGCAGGGACCTCAAATTTCTATTGCTGCAGATACGCTTGCAGGTTGTTTTCCATTGGGCGTAAATTTTTCTTCCAGTACACAAAATGCAGTAAGTGTATTATGGAATTTTGGTAATGGGTCAACATCTGTACTGAACAATCCTTCCTATTTGTATCCCGATAATGGAACCTATTCGGTATATGCAGTTGCAAGTTCTGCCAATGGTTGCACCGATACTTCCAATGTATTATCGATAAATGCCATTGGTCCCGACGCCATCATTTCAGGTCCCGGCTTTAGTACTTGTCCCGAAACGAATGTCTCCTTTCAGCAATCGTCCAACAACGCCGTAACCTATTTATGGAATTTTGGAGATGGAGCAACATCCGCATTAGCGAATCCTGATCACATTTATGTGCAATCCGGAAATTACAATGTCATGCTTCAGGTGAGCGATTCATTAGGTTGTACTGATATAGCAGTAGCCAATAATTTTGTAACGGTGTATAACGATCCTCAACCCCAATTAATCCTTATCGATTCCATCGGATGCGCACCGCTGCTTTGCCATTTTCAGTGGAATGCTATAGTTGGAAATGGATCGGTGATTTATTTCGGCGATAATACTTCTCAGCCAATCAATGCACAAAATGTTAGTCACACCTATACCCAAGCCGGAATTTATCATCCATACCTCTTATGGAACTCTGCGCATGGTTGTACGGATACAGTGCATTTACCTTCCATTCTTGTCCGTGAGATTCCGGATGTAAGTATTCATTTACAAAATTCAGGTAATTGCGCGCCGGTACAGGTGGAGTTAAGTGTGAACGCCAATGTGCCGATTAATGGATTTCAATGGTCGTTAAATGGACAAAATGTTTCTTCTTCTTCAGTTTATTCCACCATATTAAATCCGGGTAATTATATTTTTTCAGGTGTGTTTACCGATCAGTTTGGTTGCAGAGATACAGTAGTTTTAAACACCGCTGTGAATGTAGGAGATACTACAGCACCTGTTCAGGTCGACCTGAAACGTGTGAGTGTTTTAAATTCATCCATGGTAACCATTGAATGGAATCCTGCAAGTGGAAATGGACTTGCAACATATACCTTATACCGTAGTTCGGCCTATGGAAATAATTTTCTTCCCATTGCAGTAATTCCTGTTAACGGATTTCCGGCGTATGTCGACAGCTCCATCAATCCTTTAAACAATTCCTGGTGTTATTATGTGGTTGCGAATGATAGTTGCGGACGAAACAGCATTCCTTCTGACATCCATTGCACCATTGAAAACAGTGCTCATTTTGCAGGAAATAATCAGGTGGATATTCACTGGAATGTTTATAGTGGTGCTGTTGTAAACAGTTATCGTGTTTGGCGTAAAAAACCATTGGCTACACAGTTTATTCCTTATACCACCGTGTTCAATAATAAAAATGGTGAATACATCGATACACAGGCTGTTTGTTCGGGTGAATATGTTTACCTCATTGAGGCGATGAATCTTGATGGAACATCTCTCAACTCCTGGAGCGATACGGCGATTGTAAATGTAAATGGAATTGATGTAAGTGGAATGAGTTCCAGAATCATTCGTTCAACGGTTATCGATGATGCCAGGGTGTTAACGGAATGGACCACCGACTCATCTTATTCTGTATTTGTTTCGTATGTGGAATTATATAAATCCATAAATGAGGGTCAGACATTCTCACTGGTAACCTCATTTCCGGGATCAAGCGGGGTTTATATCGACAATGATGTAATGGTCGATAAAAAATCATATCTCTATAAAGTGAGAGCCATAAGTGTTTGCGAAAGTACATTGGAAGAATCCAACCTGGGATCTTCCATCTTGTTACAATCCGAACGCATGGATGATTTTACCATTCGTCTGTTTTGGTCGGAATATAAAAACTGGAATACCGGTGTAGCCAGCTATGAAATTCAAAAGTTGGATGCCTTCGGAAATTGGGTTACCGTAGAGGTAGTTCCCGGTAATACAACGGAGATTCAAATCCGCGAATAA
- a CDS encoding gliding motility-associated C-terminal domain-containing protein: MKTITAIVFFLTLATVSFAQNNAGSTTYRVVATQNGNTAITSVSNTIEVSSPSSVFIPNAFTPDGDGINDTWMPVLTNVDEVRLSVFNRWGEEIFTGSEGHQSWDGTFNGESVPQGVYVYQIRAWSKDHSKWYDYSGSVTLVK, translated from the coding sequence ATGAAAACTATCACTGCCATCGTTTTCTTTCTGACACTTGCCACTGTAAGTTTCGCTCAGAACAATGCCGGATCTACCACTTATAGAGTAGTAGCAACGCAAAATGGAAATACTGCTATAACAAGTGTATCCAATACCATTGAAGTAAGTTCTCCTTCTTCCGTTTTTATTCCTAACGCATTTACTCCCGATGGTGATGGTATTAACGATACCTGGATGCCGGTGTTGACCAATGTAGATGAAGTTCGCTTGAGTGTTTTCAATCGTTGGGGTGAAGAGATTTTTACAGGATCAGAAGGACACCAATCCTGGGATGGCACCTTTAATGGTGAATCAGTTCCACAAGGTGTTTATGTCTATCAAATCCGTGCCTGGTCAAAAGATCATTCCAAATGGTACGATTACAGCGGATCTGTAACGCTTGTTAAATAA
- the rimO gene encoding 30S ribosomal protein S12 methylthiotransferase RimO produces the protein MKTKTLRKNKVNVITLGCSKNIFDSEVLMGQLKANQFEVEHESTSDDSSIVIINTCGFIENAKQESIDTILQFAEAKKKGLVEKVYVTGCLSERYKPDLEREIPEVDAFFGTRDLPRLLKTLKADYKKELVGERLLTTPAHYAYFKIAEGCDRPCSFCAIPLMRGKHVSVPIETLVDNAKSLAKNGTRELLVIAQDSTYYGLDLYKERKLATLLSKLSEVEGIDWIKLHYAFPSGFPEDVLDVIRNNPKVCNYLDMPLQHISDSVLKSMKRGTTKQKTIDLVNTIRDKVPGIAIRTTLISGYPGETQKDHEEMLRWVEDSRFDRLGVFTYSHEENTGAFALNDDVDPEVKMQRANEIMELQQGISASLNAEKVGRTFQVIVDRKEGKNYIGRTEHDSPEVDNEVHISGADYLRIGDFVNVKIESADPYDLFGKVMA, from the coding sequence ATGAAAACAAAAACGCTCCGCAAAAACAAGGTGAATGTGATCACGCTGGGTTGCTCTAAAAATATTTTCGATTCGGAAGTGTTGATGGGTCAACTCAAAGCCAATCAATTTGAAGTTGAGCACGAAAGCACAAGTGATGATTCCTCGATTGTGATTATCAATACCTGCGGATTTATTGAAAATGCCAAACAGGAAAGTATCGATACCATATTGCAATTTGCGGAGGCGAAGAAAAAGGGACTGGTAGAAAAAGTGTATGTGACCGGATGTTTAAGTGAACGCTACAAACCCGATCTCGAGCGCGAAATTCCCGAAGTGGATGCCTTTTTTGGAACACGCGATTTACCGCGTTTATTAAAAACCCTCAAGGCCGATTATAAAAAAGAATTAGTGGGCGAACGTTTGTTAACCACTCCGGCGCATTATGCCTACTTTAAAATTGCAGAAGGATGTGATCGTCCCTGTTCTTTCTGCGCCATTCCACTCATGCGTGGAAAACATGTTTCTGTCCCCATTGAAACATTGGTGGATAATGCTAAATCGCTTGCTAAAAACGGAACCAGGGAATTGCTGGTCATTGCACAGGATTCTACGTATTACGGACTCGATTTGTACAAAGAGAGAAAACTGGCGACTTTATTATCCAAATTAAGTGAAGTAGAAGGAATCGATTGGATTAAGCTGCATTATGCTTTTCCAAGTGGATTTCCGGAAGATGTGCTGGATGTAATCCGCAACAATCCGAAAGTCTGCAATTACCTCGATATGCCCTTGCAGCACATCAGCGATTCCGTTTTAAAAAGCATGAAGCGCGGAACCACCAAGCAAAAAACAATTGATCTCGTCAATACCATTCGCGATAAAGTTCCGGGCATTGCCATTCGCACTACACTCATATCGGGTTACCCGGGTGAAACGCAAAAGGATCATGAAGAAATGTTGCGTTGGGTAGAAGATTCCCGTTTCGATCGTTTGGGTGTGTTCACCTATAGTCACGAAGAAAATACCGGTGCTTTTGCATTAAACGACGATGTGGATCCGGAGGTAAAAATGCAACGTGCCAATGAAATTATGGAGTTGCAGCAGGGAATTTCGGCGAGTTTAAATGCAGAAAAAGTAGGCCGCACCTTTCAGGTGATTGTGGATCGAAAAGAAGGAAAAAATTATATCGGAAGAACGGAACATGATTCTCCGGAAGTTGATAATGAAGTCCACATTTCGGGTGCCGACTACCTACGTATTGGCGATTTTGTAAATGTGAAAATTGAATCGGCAGATCCTTACGATTTATTCGGGAAAGTAATGGCCTGA
- a CDS encoding tetratricopeptide repeat protein, which translates to MKVIFDRMVTVSPHYQLDLMESPVSIKSPAGFNESEAHDRFERSLDLFHIAVNLEEEGQTEKAITFYTEAIEANPNMSLAYLRRGRLYLDLKQYQEALADLFMYRNQQPQCPRVLLYLSRLSYELYLESKDEFHKNNAKRYLDWAIQKNLHYTMFRIEEN; encoded by the coding sequence TTGAAGGTTATATTTGATCGTATGGTAACTGTTTCACCGCATTATCAATTGGATTTAATGGAGAGTCCCGTTTCCATTAAATCGCCCGCCGGTTTTAACGAATCGGAAGCGCATGATCGTTTTGAACGTTCGCTCGATTTATTCCATATCGCCGTTAATCTCGAAGAGGAAGGTCAAACCGAAAAAGCCATCACCTTTTACACCGAAGCCATCGAAGCCAATCCGAATATGAGCCTGGCTTATTTACGGCGTGGACGATTATATCTTGATTTAAAGCAGTACCAGGAAGCCTTGGCGGATTTATTTATGTACCGCAACCAGCAGCCGCAATGTCCGCGTGTTTTACTTTACTTATCGCGACTTTCCTACGAATTATACCTGGAAAGTAAAGACGAGTTTCACAAGAACAACGCTAAGCGATATCTCGACTGGGCCATTCAGAAAAACCTGCATTATACGATGTTTCGCATCGAGGAAAATTAA
- a CDS encoding RNA polymerase sigma factor — MMNLQPVEEQELIRGLIARKEKAYRIAFQLYGKLVLNAILKMVPRLEEAEDLTQEVFIELFHSVSKFRGESKLSTWIYRIAIRKSLDHIKAGKRKKRWGKIFGLSDLGQLEPRNLNHPGVMLEDKEEAEMLYAAIELLPDQQRTAFVLARMEGLKQDEVAAIMNTTIGAVESLLVRANKKLREELKHKLK, encoded by the coding sequence ATGATGAATCTCCAACCGGTGGAAGAACAGGAACTCATACGCGGACTTATTGCCCGTAAAGAGAAAGCCTATCGTATAGCTTTTCAGTTATACGGTAAGTTGGTTTTGAACGCCATATTAAAAATGGTACCCCGATTGGAGGAAGCGGAAGATTTAACGCAGGAGGTTTTTATTGAGTTGTTTCATTCGGTTTCGAAATTCAGAGGAGAAAGTAAGTTGTCGACCTGGATCTACCGCATTGCCATTCGGAAATCGCTGGATCACATCAAGGCGGGAAAACGAAAAAAACGATGGGGAAAAATTTTCGGATTAAGCGATCTGGGTCAATTAGAACCCCGGAATTTGAATCACCCGGGGGTGATGCTGGAAGATAAAGAAGAAGCAGAAATGTTATACGCCGCTATTGAATTATTACCCGATCAGCAAAGAACAGCATTTGTGCTGGCACGCATGGAGGGATTAAAACAAGATGAAGTGGCTGCGATTATGAATACTACTATCGGAGCAGTGGAATCCTTATTGGTGAGAGCGAATAAAAAATTAAGAGAAGAATTAAAACATAAACTGAAATAA